One stretch of bacterium DNA includes these proteins:
- the porA gene encoding pyruvate ferredoxin oxidoreductase, with protein sequence MSPEEVFAVPEKTLALTGNQAAAYAMMQIDPDVVAAYPITPQTSLMQKFADFHADGDVSTELILVESEHSAMSACVGSEAAGARTMTATSANGLALMVEIVYIAASLRLPIVMPVVNRALSGPINIHCDHSDAMLCRDSGWIQLFCVNAQEAYENTIQAIRIAEHPDVLLPVMVNFDGFITSHGMENVLIHDGEKVKKFIGEYHPQYPLLDPALPLTMGPLDLHDYYFEHKRGQIDAMEAARKVILDVSREFAKGFGTRDDGYFRTYKLEDAEVAIVVLNSTGGTVNIVVDRLREQGKKAGAINLRVFRPFPGEELAKALAHVKCVAMMDRAVSFGAMGGAIYNELRSAMYEMDSRPEVISRMYGLGGRQIETYHIEEVFDDLFRILGGGSADDYGYLNVRQHEPAAVKA encoded by the coding sequence ATGAGCCCCGAGGAGGTTTTTGCCGTGCCTGAGAAAACGCTTGCCTTGACGGGGAACCAGGCGGCCGCCTACGCGATGATGCAGATAGACCCCGACGTCGTGGCTGCCTACCCGATCACGCCCCAGACGAGTTTAATGCAGAAGTTCGCCGACTTCCACGCCGACGGCGACGTGTCCACCGAGCTCATTCTGGTGGAGAGCGAGCACTCGGCGATGAGCGCGTGCGTGGGCAGCGAGGCGGCCGGAGCCCGGACCATGACCGCCACCAGCGCCAACGGCCTGGCGCTCATGGTCGAAATCGTCTACATCGCCGCCTCCCTGCGGCTGCCCATCGTGATGCCCGTCGTCAACCGCGCCCTCTCCGGGCCGATCAACATCCACTGCGACCACTCCGACGCCATGCTGTGCCGGGATTCAGGCTGGATCCAGCTTTTCTGCGTGAACGCCCAGGAAGCTTACGAGAACACGATTCAGGCGATCCGTATCGCCGAGCACCCCGACGTGCTGTTGCCGGTGATGGTCAACTTCGACGGATTCATCACCAGCCACGGCATGGAGAATGTGCTCATCCACGACGGCGAGAAGGTCAAGAAGTTCATCGGCGAGTACCACCCGCAGTACCCCCTGCTCGACCCCGCCCTGCCGTTAACCATGGGCCCCCTGGATCTGCACGACTACTACTTCGAGCACAAGCGGGGCCAGATAGACGCCATGGAGGCCGCCCGCAAAGTCATCCTCGACGTGTCCAGGGAGTTCGCCAAGGGGTTCGGCACGCGGGACGACGGCTACTTCCGCACCTACAAGCTCGAGGACGCCGAGGTGGCCATCGTGGTCCTCAACTCCACCGGCGGGACGGTCAACATCGTGGTGGACCGGCTCCGCGAGCAGGGTAAGAAGGCCGGGGCGATCAACCTGCGGGTCTTCCGTCCCTTCCCCGGCGAGGAGCTCGCCAAGGCCCTGGCCCACGTGAAGTGCGTGGCGATGATGGACCGCGCGGTGAGCTTCGGCGCCATGGGCGGAGCGATCTACAACGAGCTGCGCAGCGCCATGTACGAGATGGATTCCCGTCCCGAGGTCATCAGCCGGATGTACGGTCTCGGCGGTCGCCAGATCGAGACCTACCACATCGAGGAGGTTTTCGACGACCTCTTCCGGATACTCGGGGGCGGTAGCGCGGATGATTACGGATATTTAAACGTCCG
- a CDS encoding 2-oxoacid:acceptor oxidoreductase family protein, with translation MPKMLELRWHARGGQGAVTASKVLADAALETGKHVQSFPEYGSERMGAPIKAFNRISDSPITIYSSVTDPDIVIVLDETLLNVVDVGEGLKDDGILLVNTELAPAEVRENIVEGHRFRIFTVDATGISRKYLGRRMPNTPMIGALTGLVDMLSTDDICQSFKANYTDVFSKDVLEGNLKAIREAAVSLSKPDQAKGPGGRGQLAKPKYGNESYKELPRAGYIVASDLHPYLRAGNAVDYNTGSWRADRPVWDSEKCTHCFRCFIFCPDAAITFDPETEKMTGHDLVHCKGCGICAEVCPPKVKAITMVNETSK, from the coding sequence ATGCCCAAGATGCTTGAGCTGCGCTGGCACGCTCGGGGTGGACAGGGCGCGGTGACGGCCTCCAAGGTGCTCGCCGACGCGGCCCTGGAGACGGGCAAGCACGTCCAGTCCTTCCCCGAATACGGCTCCGAGCGCATGGGCGCCCCGATCAAGGCCTTCAACCGAATCTCGGACTCACCGATAACCATCTACTCCTCCGTCACCGATCCCGACATCGTCATCGTTTTGGACGAGACGCTCTTGAACGTGGTGGACGTGGGCGAGGGGTTGAAGGACGACGGGATTCTCTTGGTCAACACCGAGCTCGCGCCGGCCGAGGTCCGTGAGAATATCGTCGAGGGTCACCGGTTCCGCATCTTCACCGTGGACGCGACCGGCATCAGCCGGAAGTACCTGGGTCGCCGGATGCCGAACACGCCCATGATAGGTGCGCTGACCGGCCTCGTGGACATGCTCTCCACCGACGACATCTGCCAAAGCTTCAAGGCCAACTACACGGACGTGTTCTCCAAGGACGTGCTCGAGGGGAACCTGAAGGCCATCCGGGAAGCGGCGGTCTCGCTCTCCAAGCCCGACCAGGCGAAGGGTCCGGGCGGCCGCGGCCAACTGGCCAAGCCCAAGTACGGGAACGAGAGTTACAAGGAACTCCCCAGGGCCGGCTACATCGTGGCCTCGGACTTGCACCCCTACCTGCGCGCAGGGAACGCCGTGGATTACAACACCGGGTCCTGGCGCGCCGACCGACCGGTCTGGGACTCAGAGAAGTGCACCCACTGCTTCCGTTGCTTCATCTTCTGCCCCGATGCGGCAATCACCTTTGATCCCGAGACCGAGAAGATGACCGGACACGACCTGGTGCACTGCAAGGGCTGCGGCATCTGCGCCGAGGTGTGCCCCCCCAAGGTCAAGGCCATCACCATGGTCAATGAGACCAGCAAGTAG
- a CDS encoding DNA recombination protein RmuC, with amino-acid sequence MEYIIAGLAGLAVVLLFVILFRRGRGGDTQKELIELRTLTQRQADELSGLRQQQTDHYVKVLRELAENKQSLTSNLGEQGTKLATFFGEVQNQLTHVTKSADELNRQSQVIGRLSELLQAPKQRGGLGEQELELVLTEILPAEYYRLQYELGPGLGKVDAVIILGDRLVPVDSKFPMSAFDQLRGADNTDTDTKRKARGKFVKAVKERIDEASKYVRPDARTIDFGLVFLPAEGIYQEAATHRYPEDPTDDLIRYANSHKMALVSPSLFFAYLRTIYLGLNSLRVADHVDEIVKGLSGLRTLLQKVLEPLRLLGKHINNARSQYDSAMQEVNSLDVRMSVLTTGVLSGEAPPELPGAAPDGEEKS; translated from the coding sequence ATGGAGTACATCATTGCGGGATTGGCCGGTCTGGCGGTTGTACTGCTGTTTGTAATCCTCTTCCGCCGCGGCCGTGGAGGAGACACGCAGAAGGAACTGATAGAGCTCCGCACGCTCACCCAGCGCCAGGCTGATGAGCTCTCGGGACTGAGACAACAACAGACGGACCATTACGTAAAGGTGTTAAGGGAACTGGCGGAAAACAAACAATCCCTTACGAGCAACCTGGGAGAACAGGGCACCAAGCTGGCAACCTTCTTCGGTGAGGTGCAGAACCAGCTTACGCATGTCACCAAAAGCGCAGATGAGCTCAACCGGCAGTCCCAGGTAATCGGCCGCTTGAGTGAACTGCTCCAGGCGCCCAAACAAAGGGGTGGATTGGGGGAGCAGGAGCTGGAGTTAGTGCTTACTGAAATTCTTCCGGCGGAATACTACCGGTTGCAGTACGAGCTTGGACCGGGGCTGGGCAAGGTGGATGCGGTAATCATCCTGGGTGACCGTTTGGTGCCCGTGGATTCCAAGTTTCCGATGTCAGCATTCGACCAGCTTCGTGGGGCTGATAACACCGATACCGACACAAAGCGGAAAGCAAGGGGGAAATTTGTCAAAGCGGTCAAAGAGCGGATAGACGAGGCCTCGAAGTATGTCCGACCGGATGCACGGACGATAGACTTCGGTCTCGTATTTCTGCCGGCTGAGGGGATTTATCAGGAAGCGGCCACCCATCGCTACCCGGAGGACCCCACCGACGACCTAATCCGCTACGCCAACAGCCACAAGATGGCCTTGGTGAGCCCCAGCCTGTTCTTCGCCTACCTGAGGACGATTTATCTGGGCCTGAACAGCCTGCGGGTAGCCGATCATGTTGATGAAATCGTCAAGGGCCTTTCAGGTCTGCGAACCTTGTTGCAGAAGGTGTTGGAGCCGCTCCGCCTGTTAGGAAAACATATCAATAACGCCCGTTCCCAGTACGACAGCGCTATGCAGGAGGTCAACAGCCTGGATGTCCGCATGTCCGTTCTGACTACAGGTGTGTTATCAGGGGAGGCGCCGCCGGAACTGCCGGGGGCGGCGCCGGACGGGGAGGAAAAATCTTGA
- the rpmB gene encoding 50S ribosomal protein L28: MSLRCDICGKESGSGSNVSHSLRHTKRVFKPNIQRVRAVVDGKVKRIRVCTRCLRSGKVVKP; this comes from the coding sequence ATGAGTCTACGGTGCGACATCTGCGGCAAGGAAAGCGGGTCGGGGTCAAACGTCAGCCACTCTCTGCGGCACACCAAGCGCGTCTTCAAGCCCAACATCCAGCGGGTCCGCGCCGTGGTGGACGGGAAGGTGAAGCGGATTCGCGTCTGCACGCGCTGCCTGCGTTCCGGGAAGGTCGTCAAGCCGTAA
- the dnaX gene encoding DNA polymerase III subunit gamma/tau, protein MSYQVIARKWRPQVFGEVIGQQHICRMLQNAVSQGRVGHAYLFAGPRGVGKTTTARLLAKALNCVTGPTAEPCNSCDQCRSIASGANVDVIEIDAASNRGIDEIRALRENVKFAPAGGRYKIYIIDEVHMLTREAFNALLKTLEEPPEHAVFVLATTDPDKLPPTIISRCQRLTFRRIPTGEIAALLERIALEEGYELDHEAALLAARSASGAIRDAESTLEQLFAYGEKRITLEDARAVLGKVGVDTLIELTGAVLDGDAAAVVRRVTETVDSGIDPRVLAEELLDLWRDRFIHSLGGEAEGLVEGPTERTPTTSERAVPPETWLSLLAPLRRTLVELKLSRQPRLILELALVELSRLPRLISLTELAERLRGVEGENPPAAQKKTHPPTGEGLNGTLRERENGTWEAFLPHLRKANTSVGAFAAEAREVRLEDDRLVLVFPPEFSFHHQQLRKMENVRVVEQAATEFYSRPLTFEALLESPPEGREGATEETAKEFPAVGADLDGLSSKDRQAIQKTIEVFDARVVRVDGERRGET, encoded by the coding sequence ATGAGCTACCAGGTCATCGCGCGCAAGTGGCGGCCCCAGGTTTTCGGCGAGGTCATCGGCCAACAGCACATCTGCCGGATGCTCCAGAACGCCGTGAGCCAGGGCCGCGTCGGACACGCCTACCTCTTCGCCGGGCCGCGGGGGGTGGGTAAAACCACCACGGCCCGCCTCCTGGCGAAAGCGCTGAACTGCGTGACCGGCCCCACGGCGGAGCCATGCAATTCTTGCGACCAGTGCCGCTCCATCGCGTCCGGCGCCAACGTGGACGTCATCGAGATAGACGCCGCCTCGAACCGCGGCATAGACGAGATCCGGGCGCTGCGGGAGAACGTGAAGTTCGCCCCGGCGGGCGGCCGCTACAAAATCTACATCATAGACGAAGTCCACATGCTCACCCGGGAGGCCTTCAACGCCCTGTTGAAGACGCTGGAGGAGCCCCCCGAACACGCCGTTTTCGTCCTGGCCACCACCGACCCGGACAAGCTGCCCCCCACGATAATCAGCCGCTGTCAGCGGCTCACCTTCCGCCGCATCCCCACGGGCGAAATCGCCGCGCTCCTGGAGCGCATCGCCCTCGAGGAAGGCTACGAGCTGGACCACGAGGCGGCGCTTCTGGCGGCCCGTTCCGCGAGCGGAGCCATTCGCGACGCCGAGAGTACCCTGGAGCAGCTCTTCGCGTACGGGGAGAAGCGGATTACACTCGAGGATGCGCGGGCCGTCCTGGGCAAGGTCGGCGTGGACACCCTGATAGAGCTGACGGGGGCCGTGCTGGACGGTGACGCCGCGGCCGTCGTCCGCCGTGTTACCGAGACGGTGGATTCGGGGATAGACCCGCGGGTCCTCGCCGAGGAGCTCCTGGACCTGTGGCGCGACCGTTTCATCCACTCCCTGGGCGGCGAGGCCGAGGGGCTGGTCGAAGGGCCGACCGAGCGGACCCCCACCACATCGGAGCGCGCCGTCCCGCCGGAGACCTGGCTCTCGCTCCTGGCCCCCCTGCGCCGGACCCTGGTGGAGCTGAAGCTCTCCCGCCAGCCGCGCCTGATCCTCGAACTGGCCTTGGTGGAGCTTTCCCGGCTGCCCAGGCTGATTTCCCTGACCGAGCTGGCCGAGAGGCTGCGGGGCGTGGAGGGGGAAAACCCACCCGCCGCGCAAAAAAAAACTCACCCCCCGACCGGGGAGGGATTGAACGGGACGCTTAGGGAGCGGGAAAACGGAACCTGGGAGGCGTTCCTCCCCCACCTACGGAAGGCGAACACGAGCGTCGGAGCCTTCGCCGCGGAGGCCCGGGAGGTCCGCCTGGAGGACGACCGGCTCGTCCTGGTCTTCCCGCCCGAGTTCAGCTTCCACCACCAGCAGCTGCGCAAGATGGAGAACGTGCGGGTCGTCGAGCAGGCCGCGACGGAGTTCTACTCGAGGCCGCTGACCTTCGAAGCCCTCCTGGAGAGCCCGCCCGAGGGCCGTGAGGGTGCGACCGAGGAAACCGCCAAGGAGTTCCCGGCGGTCGGCGCGGACCTGGACGGCCTTTCATCCAAGGACCGGCAGGCGATCCAGAAGACGATCGAGGTTTTCGACGCCCGGGTGGTCAGGGTGGACGGGGAGCGCCGGGGCGAGACGTAG
- a CDS encoding YbaB/EbfC family nucleoid-associated protein — protein MTAGGLENIMAQAQRLQAKIAEVQARLRETFVEGQAGGGLVKVKMNGRHDVTRVVIEPGAAASGDVELLEDLIVAAVADARVKADEMVQEEMARAAQEVGIPPAIAEQMMGGGF, from the coding sequence ATGACGGCCGGCGGCTTGGAGAATATAATGGCCCAGGCTCAGCGGCTTCAGGCGAAGATAGCCGAGGTCCAGGCCAGGCTGAGGGAGACCTTCGTCGAGGGCCAGGCCGGCGGTGGGCTGGTGAAGGTCAAGATGAACGGGCGCCACGACGTCACCCGCGTGGTTATAGAGCCGGGGGCCGCGGCCTCCGGGGACGTGGAGCTCCTCGAGGACCTCATCGTGGCCGCCGTCGCCGACGCCCGGGTCAAGGCCGACGAGATGGTGCAGGAGGAGATGGCCCGGGCCGCGCAGGAGGTGGGGATACCCCCGGCCATCGCGGAGCAGATGATGGGCGGCGGTTTTTAA
- a CDS encoding bifunctional nuclease family protein: MSPEQEIPVDVAGIAFDPKKKSPVVILRDSVAERVLPIWVGSFEANAIIAEKEHVKSPRPMTHDLLKRVVLTLGAAVDRVVITEIRDNTFYAELHLVYGEDEILVDCRPSDGIALALRFNAPIFVAESVLAFEESKQQSAVLNTEDLSRFLDGLTPDDFEKR, translated from the coding sequence ATGAGCCCCGAGCAAGAAATCCCCGTTGACGTGGCCGGCATCGCCTTCGACCCCAAGAAGAAGTCGCCGGTGGTCATCCTGCGTGACTCCGTCGCCGAGCGGGTCCTGCCCATCTGGGTAGGCTCCTTCGAGGCCAACGCCATCATCGCCGAGAAGGAACACGTGAAGTCGCCGCGGCCCATGACCCACGACCTGTTGAAGCGTGTGGTGCTCACCCTTGGCGCAGCCGTGGACCGAGTGGTCATCACCGAGATTCGGGACAACACCTTCTATGCCGAGCTGCACCTGGTTTACGGCGAGGACGAGATTTTAGTTGACTGCCGGCCCTCCGACGGCATCGCCCTGGCGCTGCGCTTCAACGCGCCGATATTCGTGGCCGAGTCGGTGCTCGCCTTCGAGGAGTCCAAGCAGCAGTCGGCCGTATTGAACACGGAGGACCTCTCCCGCTTCCTGGACGGCCTGACCCCCGACGACTTCGAGAAGCGCTGA